The Nocardioides ochotonae genome segment CCATGGCCCCGTGGCGATCCGGCTCACCGAGGTCGAGGCGTACGCCGGCCCGCGGGACCCGGGCTCACACGCCTACCGGGGCCGGACCGCGCGCAACGCGACGATGTTCGGCCCGCCCGGGCACCTGTACTGCTACTTCACCTACGGCATGCACGTGTGCTGCAACGTCGTGACCGGCCCCGAGGGCGACCCGAGCGCGGTGCTGCTGCGGGCCGGCGAGGTCGTCGACGGCCTTGAGGTCGTGCGGGAGCGCCGGCCGCGCAGCAGCGAGCGCGACCTGGTCAGGGGACCGGCCCGGCTGTGCCAGGCGCTCGGGATCTCCCTGGCCGACGACGGAGCCGACCTGGTCGACGGGCCGATCCGGCTCCGGCTGGCGGCGCCGGGCGAGCAGCCGGTGCAGGTGCTGACCGGTCCACGGGTCGGGCTGCGCGGGGCACCCGACCGGCCCTGGCGGTTCTGGCTCGCGGGGGAGCGCAGCGTCTCGGCGTACCGCCCGGCGAAGGCGCGCTGAGCGGGGCCGAGGGGCTGGGCACCCCCCGGTTTGGCACCTCCCCGGCGCCCGTGTAATGTTCCTTCTCGCCGCAGGACGCGGCTCCGAGACCCGGGCTCACCGCCCGCAGCGCCGAGGAGTCCAGGCCCCGGCACCGGAAACACCAGCTCGGCAGCGCCGAGTTGACCGGCTCGCTCAGATCCGGTAAGTTTCTGCAGGTTGCCCCGACAGAGAAGCCGCAAGGCGGATCACCGGGTGTGTCTGATCCTTGAGAACTCAACAGTGTGTCATATAGTCGACGAATTAGTTTGTTATGCCCCGTCGGCACTCGGTGAGGACTTCGGTTCTTGGTGGTGTCGATGGTTTCTTTGACAATGATTCTGGTTAGACAATTTTTGTCAGCTAGTTTCTCCTGTCAGGGGCATCTCTTTTTCCGCAACTGCCCTTGGGTGGTTGTGGGTGTTGTTTTCAACGGAGAGTTTGATCCTGGCTCAGGACGAACGCTGGCGGCGTGCTTAACACATGCAAGTCGAGCGGTAAGGCCCTTTCGGGGGTACACGAGCGGCGAACGGGTGAGTAACACGTGAGTAATCTGCCCTGCGCTTCGGGATAACCATCGGAAACGGTGGCTAATACCGGATATGACAACGCACCGCATGGTGGGTTGTGGAAAGTTTTTTCGGCGCAGGATGTGCTCGCGGCCTATCAGCTTGTTGGTGAGGTAATGGCTCACCAAGGCTTCGACGGGTAGCCGGCCTGAGAGGGTGACCGGCCACACTGGGACTGAGACACGGCCCAGACTCCTACGGGAGGCAGCAGTGGGGAATATTGGACAATGGGCGGAAGCCTGATCCAGCAACGCCGCGTGAGGGATGACTGCCTTCGGGTTGTAAACCTCTTTCAGTACCGACGAAGCGAGAGTGACGGTAGGTACAGAAGAAGCACCGGCCAACTACGTGCCAGCAGCCGCGGTAATACGTAGGGTGCGAGCGTTGTCCGGAATTATTGGGCGTAAAGGGCTCGTAGGCGGTTTGTCGCGTCGGGAGTGAAAACTCAGGGCTTAACTCTGAGCTGGCTTCCGATACGGGCAGACTAGAGGTATGCAGGGGAGAACGGAATTCCTGGTGTAGCGGTGAAATGCGCAGATATCAGGAGGAACACCGGTGGCGAAGGCGGTTCTCTGGGCATTACCTGACGCTGAGGAGCGAAAGTGTGGGGAGCGAACAGGATTAGATACCCTGGTAGTCCACACCGTAAACGTTGGGCGCTAGGTGTGGGGCCTATTCCATGGGTTCCGTGCCGCAGCTAACGCATTAAGCGCCCCGCCTGGGGAGTACGGCCGCAAGGCTAAAACTCAAAGGAATTGACGGGGGCCCGCACAAGCGGCGGAGCATGCGGATTAATTCGATGCAACGCGAAGAACCTTACCTGGGTTTGACATATGCCGGAAAGCTCTAGAGATAGAGCCCCTTTTAGTCGGTATACAGGTGGTGCATGGCTGTCGTCAGCTCGTGTCGTGAGATGTTGGGTTAAGTCCCGCAACGAGCGCAACCCTCGTCCTATGTTGCCAGCACGTCATGGTGGGGACTCATAGGAGACTGCCGGGGTCAACTCGGAGGAAGGTGGGGATGACGTCAAGTCATCATGCCCCTTATGTCCAGGGCTTCACGCATGCTACAATGGCCGGTACAAAGGGCTGCGATCCCGTGAGGGGGAGCGAATCCCAAAAAGCCGGTCTCAGTTCGGATTGGGGTCTGCAACTCGACCCCATGAAGTCGGAGTCGCTAGTAATCGCAGATC includes the following:
- a CDS encoding DNA-3-methyladenine glycosylase; protein product: MTARADLLAALQGPVEQVAPRLLGAELRHGPVAIRLTEVEAYAGPRDPGSHAYRGRTARNATMFGPPGHLYCYFTYGMHVCCNVVTGPEGDPSAVLLRAGEVVDGLEVVRERRPRSSERDLVRGPARLCQALGISLADDGADLVDGPIRLRLAAPGEQPVQVLTGPRVGLRGAPDRPWRFWLAGERSVSAYRPAKAR